A region of Allocoleopsis franciscana PCC 7113 DNA encodes the following proteins:
- a CDS encoding aminotransferase class V-fold PLP-dependent enzyme, producing the protein MKDETQNFKLQSSDFQQFWSLDPSVTFLNHGSYGACPVPVRRAQQRFREQLERQPLRFFMREFEALLDASRRSLAAFVGAQPDELVFVPNATTGVNAVLRSLSFNSGDELLTTNQEYNACRNALDFIASRTGATVVIATIPFPLESPDQVIEAVIERVSAKTRLALLDHVTSKTGLIFPIQQLVHELAARGVDTLVDGAHAPGMVSLNLHEIGATYYTGNCHKWLCAPKGAGFLYVRGDRQSTIRPLTISHGANSPRTDKSRFQLEFDWMGTDDPTAYLCVPEAIEFLGSLLPGGWTQLMENNRAKALWARQVLCEALGVSPPCPDEMIGSMAVVPLPYELFGYEQAGQVREWPILQDLLCDRFNIEVPVIPWTTPFQQMVRISAQLYNTPEQYHTLAEALITLLSDLL; encoded by the coding sequence GTGAAGGATGAAACCCAAAATTTCAAACTTCAAAGTTCGGACTTCCAACAGTTCTGGTCGCTTGACCCATCTGTAACCTTTCTCAATCATGGTTCTTATGGTGCCTGTCCTGTGCCAGTCCGACGTGCACAACAGCGATTCCGAGAGCAGCTAGAACGGCAACCCCTGCGCTTCTTTATGCGGGAGTTTGAAGCGTTACTCGATGCTTCACGCCGCTCATTGGCAGCATTTGTAGGTGCACAGCCAGATGAGTTGGTGTTTGTCCCCAATGCTACAACGGGAGTTAATGCGGTATTAAGGTCGCTCTCCTTCAACTCAGGAGACGAATTACTCACCACCAACCAAGAATATAACGCTTGCCGTAACGCTCTCGATTTTATCGCGAGTCGCACCGGAGCAACGGTAGTCATCGCAACAATACCCTTTCCCCTTGAGTCACCGGATCAGGTGATTGAAGCGGTAATAGAACGAGTCTCAGCGAAAACCCGCCTAGCACTGTTGGATCATGTAACCAGTAAAACCGGGCTAATCTTTCCCATCCAGCAATTAGTCCATGAATTAGCGGCGAGGGGTGTGGATACCCTGGTTGATGGTGCCCATGCACCAGGAATGGTGTCCCTGAACCTGCATGAGATTGGGGCTACGTACTATACAGGCAACTGCCATAAGTGGTTATGTGCACCAAAGGGGGCGGGATTTCTCTATGTCCGAGGCGATCGCCAATCCACGATTCGTCCCTTAACCATTAGTCACGGTGCCAACTCACCCCGGACGGATAAGTCCCGTTTTCAACTAGAGTTTGACTGGATGGGTACCGACGATCCAACCGCCTATCTGTGTGTCCCGGAAGCCATTGAGTTCCTCGGTTCCCTACTGCCGGGTGGATGGACTCAATTGATGGAAAACAATCGTGCAAAGGCACTCTGGGCAAGACAAGTCCTGTGTGAAGCATTAGGTGTATCCCCTCCCTGCCCCGATGAAATGATTGGCTCCATGGCTGTTGTACCTTTACCCTATGAGTTGTTTGGGTACGAGCAAGCAGGGCAAGTTCGGGAATGGCCTATACTACAGGATCTATTGTGCGATCGCTTCAATATTGAGGTGCCGGTGATTCCGTGGACGACACCATTCCAGCAAATGGTGCGAATCTCGGCTCAGCTATACAACACACCAGAGCAGTATCACACTCTCGCCGAAGCACTCATAACACTACTATCTGACTTACTTTAG
- a CDS encoding alpha/beta hydrolase — MRPIFHWQSSLIAVVGAISLSLIQGATTAVQAAQTVVVRRGTSSQSIPLADLKTLAETGKASSSLQSYARRLRPQEQETLLSAFRANFNMNPVAVRNFLDTPSGNVLVSALASATSRSDRVGELLVKSALVSGANAAKGLSLISFIEAYPTAKLEINLDRAFLVAENFNKSFWQSQAFMAAIAPQLAAQRPQINLPFDPTQPGNATVQVLPLNLNDRERRREIPVDVYWSTQSSPDKPIIVFSHGLGSVRTDLRYLAQHLASYGYVVVALEHPGSNETHVKQALALKAPILEAQEFLNRPKDISFVLDELESLNQKSGPLQGKLAPNRTLIVGYSFGGSTSLSLAGAELQLTSLKERCPGNVLANSLGENAQCFAEGLPEERYQLGDPRIKAAIALSPTASLLFGETGLSKVTVPTLITAASADKTTPILPEQVIPFDQLPSPKWLVGFVGATHLSVKDPDTTVAQAREPSTLYSGGEIVGEQSIEVRNYVKAIVLAMAAQLTNEASQYAIFLTPEYAQLVSTERFPMRLITEIPPQAEAILNDFAQNK, encoded by the coding sequence ATGCGACCTATTTTTCATTGGCAGTCCTCCCTGATCGCTGTCGTTGGCGCGATTTCCCTGAGTCTCATCCAGGGAGCAACCACCGCCGTGCAAGCGGCTCAAACCGTTGTTGTGCGTCGTGGCACGTCCAGCCAATCTATCCCCTTGGCTGACCTTAAAACCCTAGCTGAAACCGGGAAAGCCTCATCCAGCCTCCAATCTTATGCACGAAGGTTGCGCCCTCAGGAACAAGAGACACTTCTGTCCGCATTCCGAGCCAATTTCAACATGAACCCGGTAGCGGTGCGTAACTTCCTCGATACCCCAAGTGGTAATGTCCTGGTTTCAGCGCTGGCTAGCGCTACCTCTCGCTCTGATCGGGTAGGTGAGCTATTGGTCAAATCAGCACTCGTTTCGGGCGCTAACGCGGCGAAAGGACTGTCTCTGATTAGTTTTATTGAAGCCTATCCCACTGCCAAACTGGAAATTAATCTGGATCGGGCGTTTCTGGTTGCTGAAAACTTTAATAAATCGTTTTGGCAATCTCAGGCGTTTATGGCGGCAATTGCTCCCCAACTGGCGGCTCAACGTCCTCAGATTAATCTACCCTTTGACCCCACTCAACCGGGGAATGCCACCGTGCAGGTGTTGCCGTTAAACCTAAATGATCGGGAACGCCGTCGAGAAATTCCGGTGGATGTGTATTGGTCAACCCAATCCTCCCCCGATAAACCCATTATTGTCTTTTCCCATGGATTGGGTTCAGTTCGCACGGATTTGCGTTACCTCGCTCAGCATCTTGCCTCCTATGGCTATGTTGTCGTTGCCTTGGAACATCCGGGCAGCAATGAAACTCATGTGAAGCAAGCACTCGCGCTGAAAGCTCCAATATTAGAAGCCCAAGAGTTTTTAAATCGGCCTAAGGATATTAGCTTTGTTCTGGATGAACTCGAATCGCTCAACCAAAAATCAGGGCCACTCCAAGGGAAACTAGCACCCAATCGCACCCTAATCGTGGGCTATTCCTTCGGAGGTTCTACTTCTCTATCCCTTGCCGGCGCAGAGTTACAGCTTACTTCGTTGAAAGAACGCTGTCCTGGAAACGTGCTGGCTAATAGTCTGGGAGAAAATGCACAATGCTTTGCTGAAGGGCTTCCCGAAGAGCGCTACCAACTAGGCGATCCTAGGATAAAAGCCGCGATCGCACTTTCTCCTACTGCCTCTTTGCTGTTTGGTGAAACCGGCTTGAGTAAAGTGACCGTTCCCACCTTAATTACAGCCGCTTCCGCCGATAAGACAACGCCCATTTTACCGGAGCAGGTGATACCCTTTGATCAACTCCCCTCTCCCAAATGGCTGGTTGGTTTTGTGGGTGCCACCCATTTGAGTGTGAAAGACCCCGACACAACTGTGGCTCAGGCGCGTGAACCGAGTACCCTATATAGTGGCGGTGAAATTGTCGGTGAGCAATCAATTGAAGTTCGCAACTACGTCAAAGCGATCGTGCTGGCGATGGCGGCACAACTAACGAATGAGGCAAGCCAATACGCTATTTTTCTCACACCAGAGTATGCTCAATTGGTTTCCACTGAGCGCTTTCCCATGCGCCTAATTACTGAAATTCCTCCCCAAGCGGAGGCGATTCTCAACGATTTCGCCCAAAACAAATAA
- a CDS encoding SNF2-related protein, which translates to MDKETKDWNPNIAGQEVRLKANPGQRGMTTGKNRQSGSQLLVQVQFSPNEKSYKPYNLLELCGEPEGIPDLLKQGRFSGSNDLRKIITFEKLRGHLTNIFYSMESSNTDFYPHQFKPVLKFIESPVGRLLIADEVGLGKTIEAMYVWKELQARADARRLLIICPSILCAKWQKELLNGFNISAEITNAQGLLQKIRGLLETRSQNSFTCIVSLEGLRPSANWEDENVKGARAELARLLDKNTATDELGIFDLTIIDEAHYLRNPATANHRIGRLMRDASRHLLLLTATPIQIHNSNLYQLLRLISPEDFFNESIFQEMLEANAPIVRALRLTWRNPPDFAGTQREVDKALQSEYFFKNPTLHQIKKDLAAPEKIDNEARVRLGYKLENLSLIGQYITRNRKRDVISNRVERAPQTLVVHFSPLERQIYDYVTCQIRKQTQGQKGISLFRIITRQRQMASCMVAALQAWSQKGILNEFIQEDELFWEDFGVSAQLSTDSEEKPDWDIPALLFPEGKLNYAQLEKEDTKYKKLVEFIRQELKKNPTEKFVLFAYFRGTLHYLQRRLEVDKISTCMILGNMDDKQAVLNEFETGTASVLLSSEVGSEGIDLQFCRFLINYDLPWNPMRVEQRIGRLDRLGQKAERISIVNFSLVDTVEERILERLYERINVFTESIGDLENILGEMTEQLLIELFEPNLSVTDRIRRAEETAMAIIKQRAEQDRLETEAINLLAFSDRILGEITKSRDQGRWLHPEELHSFVEDYFARYHPGTTIESVPNKPQVFNIRLAEDAKVELQMFLSKHQCSTPTRLHASSTSVTCFFNPKVAGTMGKRNELLDPTHPLIQWIRYRYETAAPKFHEVSACQLESRDIQHHNIDIATGLYVYVIHRWSFTGLRTENQIASKVARCADGRMLSDERSESLVSLTARKGKPKPNAVNLLGDMERILAAYNDCDEYLEDAFNRAAEDFEVENKNRCDVQQRSAEDYANRRQSELKERIERFRFESKLQMIPATEGLLNKVNRELDIKLRAIAQRRDISLDQVQLAAGVIFVE; encoded by the coding sequence ATGGATAAAGAAACCAAAGATTGGAATCCGAATATTGCAGGGCAGGAAGTTCGCCTGAAAGCTAACCCTGGTCAGCGAGGTATGACAACTGGAAAAAATCGGCAATCTGGAAGTCAACTCTTAGTGCAAGTTCAGTTTAGTCCTAATGAAAAATCCTATAAGCCTTACAACTTACTGGAACTTTGTGGAGAACCAGAGGGTATTCCCGACTTACTAAAACAAGGACGGTTTAGCGGTTCAAATGATTTGAGAAAAATTATTACATTTGAGAAACTGAGAGGGCACTTAACCAACATTTTTTACAGCATGGAGTCGAGTAATACAGACTTCTATCCTCACCAATTTAAGCCCGTCTTAAAATTTATTGAATCTCCAGTCGGTCGATTATTAATTGCTGATGAAGTTGGCTTAGGTAAAACCATTGAAGCTATGTATGTCTGGAAAGAGCTTCAAGCAAGAGCAGATGCTCGTCGATTGTTGATTATTTGTCCTTCCATTTTGTGTGCAAAATGGCAGAAAGAACTCCTGAACGGCTTCAATATTAGTGCTGAAATTACTAATGCTCAAGGACTTTTGCAAAAAATACGAGGTTTATTAGAAACTCGTTCTCAAAATTCTTTCACTTGTATTGTCAGCTTAGAAGGTTTACGTCCTAGCGCTAATTGGGAAGATGAAAATGTGAAAGGAGCAAGGGCAGAACTAGCAAGACTTTTGGATAAAAACACGGCAACTGACGAGTTGGGCATCTTTGACTTAACCATTATTGATGAAGCACATTATCTTCGCAATCCAGCGACAGCCAATCACCGCATTGGACGATTAATGCGAGATGCATCTCGGCATCTTCTTTTACTCACAGCCACTCCTATTCAAATTCACAACTCCAATCTGTATCAATTACTTAGGCTAATCAGCCCAGAGGACTTTTTTAATGAGTCTATCTTTCAAGAAATGCTAGAGGCTAATGCTCCAATTGTCAGGGCATTGCGACTTACTTGGCGAAATCCACCCGATTTTGCAGGAACCCAGCGAGAAGTAGATAAGGCACTTCAATCTGAATATTTTTTCAAGAACCCTACGTTACATCAGATAAAAAAAGATTTAGCCGCACCTGAGAAAATTGATAACGAAGCGCGAGTGCGTTTAGGTTATAAGTTGGAAAACTTATCATTAATCGGTCAATATATTACCAGGAATCGAAAGCGTGATGTCATTTCCAATCGTGTAGAACGCGCACCTCAGACGTTAGTGGTTCACTTTTCTCCTCTAGAAAGGCAAATTTACGATTACGTCACTTGTCAAATCAGGAAACAAACACAAGGGCAAAAAGGAATTTCCCTTTTCAGAATAATCACTCGTCAGCGACAGATGGCAAGCTGTATGGTTGCTGCCCTTCAAGCTTGGTCGCAGAAAGGCATTCTTAATGAATTTATTCAAGAGGATGAGCTTTTTTGGGAAGATTTTGGAGTATCTGCTCAACTCAGTACTGATTCTGAGGAAAAACCTGATTGGGATATCCCAGCTTTGCTGTTTCCTGAAGGTAAACTTAATTACGCTCAATTAGAGAAGGAAGACACAAAGTACAAAAAACTTGTTGAATTTATCCGCCAGGAACTCAAGAAAAATCCTACAGAAAAATTTGTTCTCTTTGCTTATTTTCGAGGTACCCTCCATTACCTCCAACGGCGACTGGAGGTAGACAAAATTAGTACCTGCATGATTCTTGGCAACATGGACGATAAACAGGCTGTCTTAAATGAATTTGAGACAGGAACTGCTTCGGTTCTGCTTTCTTCTGAAGTTGGCAGTGAAGGGATTGACCTCCAATTTTGTCGATTTTTGATTAACTACGACTTACCTTGGAATCCAATGCGGGTTGAACAACGCATCGGACGCCTAGACCGCTTGGGACAAAAAGCTGAGAGGATTTCTATCGTCAACTTCAGTCTAGTAGACACGGTTGAAGAACGGATTTTGGAAAGACTTTATGAGCGAATTAATGTATTTACAGAGAGTATTGGCGACCTGGAAAATATACTCGGTGAAATGACAGAGCAGCTACTTATCGAGCTATTTGAGCCAAATCTAAGTGTCACCGATCGCATTCGTCGTGCTGAAGAAACGGCAATGGCAATCATCAAGCAGAGAGCTGAACAAGATCGGCTTGAAACCGAAGCGATTAATCTACTAGCTTTCTCCGATCGCATTCTGGGTGAAATTACAAAAAGCCGCGACCAAGGCAGGTGGCTTCATCCAGAAGAACTGCACTCATTTGTTGAGGATTACTTCGCTCGTTATCATCCTGGCACAACCATTGAATCAGTTCCGAACAAACCACAGGTCTTTAATATCAGATTGGCAGAAGATGCCAAAGTTGAATTACAGATGTTTTTGAGCAAGCATCAGTGTTCAACGCCAACTCGCCTTCACGCGTCTAGTACCTCTGTTACCTGTTTCTTTAACCCCAAAGTAGCAGGCACAATGGGTAAGCGGAACGAGTTACTAGACCCAACCCATCCTCTCATTCAATGGATAAGATATCGCTACGAAACAGCAGCACCCAAGTTTCATGAGGTTTCTGCGTGTCAGTTGGAGAGTCGGGACATCCAACATCACAACATTGATATCGCAACCGGACTATACGTCTACGTTATACACCGTTGGTCATTTACAGGACTAAGAACTGAAAACCAAATTGCTTCTAAAGTTGCTCGATGTGCCGATGGGAGGATGCTCTCTGATGAACGGTCTGAATCCTTAGTCAGTTTGACAGCACGTAAAGGCAAACCTAAGCCGAATGCCGTCAACTTACTCGGTGACATGGAGCGAATCTTAGCGGCTTACAATGACTGTGATGAGTACCTAGAAGATGCATTTAACCGAGCAGCAGAAGATTTTGAGGTTGAAAATAAGAATCGCTGTGATGTGCAGCAACGGAGTGCTGAGGACTATGCCAACCGCAGACAGTCAGAATTGAAGGAACGCATTGAGCGGTTCCGTTTTGAGAGCAAACTTCAGATGATTCCGGCAACAGAAGGATTACTGAATAAGGTGAATCGAGAGTTAGACATTAAGTTGAGAGCGATCGCGCAGCGCCGAGATATCAGTCTGGATCAGGTTCAATTAGCCGCAGGGGTTATTTTTGTTGAGTGA